Genomic window (Vibrio pomeroyi):
ACGAAACATCAATGCCTAGCAGCTATGCATTCGCACAACAGTCGATCAACTTCACCAACCACTACAGTTCTAGTAACGACATGTTTGGTATTTTCGGTTTGTTCTATGGTCTTCCGAGCAGCTACGCGAGCAGCATCGAAGCCCAAGGCTCTAGCGCGGTATTACTCGATGTTTTAGATAATCACAAGTACAAGTTTGCTGCGTTCAGTGGCGACAACTTTAGCGATGCTCTTTACTCGGATATCATCTTCCGAGGCCGTGATGTGATGCCAGAACAGGCAACGTATGATGACCAGAGTGCAATACAAGCTTGGTCTGACTGGATTCAATCACCGCAAGCGAAGCGCCCTTGGTTTAACTTTATTGAACTGACCACACTGGATAACTTCGCCAGCTACGATTCAAGCTCTGAATCAAACTCAACATTAACCACAGCGGAACGGTTTACTGCAGACTATCAAAAATCAGCTCAAGCCGCCGATGCTCAGCTAGCAACAATCTATGCGGAGCTAGAGCGCTTAGATCTAACCGACAACACGGTTGTAATCATTACCTCTAACCACGGTACTGAGTTTAACGAAACCAAAACGAATAGCTGGGGTGCAAACTCCAACTACAGTCGTTATCAGTTACAAGTACCACTGTTTATCAGCTGGCCTGGTAAGTCTGCTTCTGAGTACACTCACCGTTCTAGTCATCTAGACGTATCAGTAACTCTGATGCAAGAGCTATTGGGTGTATCTTCAAGTCCGACTGATTTCAGTAGTGGTCGCAGCCTGTTTAATGAGCGTAAGAGAAAGTGGATTCTCGCGGGTGACTCTCGTGAACTTGCTCTGATTACTGACAAGCAAACTACTGTGTTAGATAAATTTGGTAACTACAAACTGTACGATCAGAATTACAAGCGCCTGAAAAACGTAAGCCCTCGCTTACCGGTGTTGAT
Coding sequences:
- a CDS encoding DUF3413 domain-containing protein — protein: MVDSANSYSDRVSRLVGWGHWFAFFNIIAAMLIGTRYITQSAWPETLLGQFYLAASWVGHFGFLVFALYLLVLFPLTFILPSRKLLRLVAVCFATIGLTVLLIDTQTYQNINLHLTPVVWEVLFSGEESAFTSDLQHLFIVMPLIFLLQLGLSEWVWRKQRKLSHKHIGRPITAVFFLCFISSHLTYMWADAYFYNPITSQKANFPLSYPMTAKSFMEKHGLLDREEYLERLEANKGNVNLVSYPLEEIQYNRRSDDLNILMVSVNNLRSDALNETSMPSSYAFAQQSINFTNHYSSSNDMFGIFGLFYGLPSSYASSIEAQGSSAVLLDVLDNHKYKFAAFSGDNFSDALYSDIIFRGRDVMPEQATYDDQSAIQAWSDWIQSPQAKRPWFNFIELTTLDNFASYDSSSESNSTLTTAERFTADYQKSAQAADAQLATIYAELERLDLTDNTVVIITSNHGTEFNETKTNSWGANSNYSRYQLQVPLFISWPGKSASEYTHRSSHLDVSVTLMQELLGVSSSPTDFSSGRSLFNERKRKWILAGDSRELALITDKQTTVLDKFGNYKLYDQNYKRLKNVSPRLPVLMQGLTELQRFYTKND